The segment TTCACCACCCCCTTCGTGATCATGCTGCCGATTCCGCTGAGCCTCATCGGGATCCTTCCCGCGCACGCGGCGCTCGGCGCCTTCTTCACGGCGACCTCGATGATCGGCTTCATCGCCGGGGCCGGCATCACCGTGCGGAACTCGATCATCCTCGTCGATTTCATCGAGCTGCGCCGTCGCCAGGGGCTCCCGCTGCGCGAGGCGGTGGTGGACGCGGGGGCGGTGCGCTTCCGTCCGATGGTCCTCACGGCGGCGGCCGTCTCGGTCGGCGGGGCCGTGATCCTCTTCGACCCGATCTTCCAGGGCCTCGCCCTCTCCTTGATCGGCGGGGAGATCGCCTCGACCGCCATCTCGAGGGTCGCGGTGCCGGTTCTCTACTACATGATGCGGGCGCGGTCCGAACGGCCTCTCCCGGGGTCCCGTCCCGAAACGCTTTCTCGACCCAGGCGCTCGGCGGAGCCGGAGACGGTGACCGCGGCTCCCGTCGCGCCGGCGGTCTGAAGCCAAGGAGGAACCATGGATCTCAATCGAGCCCTGCGCGGCATCGCCGGAACGTTCGTTCTCCTCTCCGTGGCCCTGGGGTATTTCGTGAACCCCTGGTGGCTCGCCTTCACGGCCTTCGTGGGGTTGAACCTGATCCAGTCGGCGTTCACGAACTGGTGTCCCATGATGTCGTTCTTGCGCGGGGCGGGCATCCGGGAGTAGCCGCCGGGGATGAGGGGCCGACGGGCGAGTGAATCCAGGCACGCCGGGCCCCAGCATCTATGTTAATATCAATCCGTTCGCTGCCCCTTCAACCGGTCCCGAGCGGGTAATCCTATGAGCCATGCGACCGAGGGCTCCGCGAGCGAGCTCGCGTTCGCGTCGTTCCTCAAACGATATCCGTCGTATGCCGGCACCGCCGCCCTCGACGGGCTGCGGGCGCGGGAGTACGACCGTCTCGATCGCAGCCGCCATATCTACCTCGACTACACCGGCGGAAGCCAG is part of the Candidatus Binatia bacterium genome and harbors:
- a CDS encoding efflux RND transporter permease subunit; translated protein: FTTPFVIMLPIPLSLIGILPAHAALGAFFTATSMIGFIAGAGITVRNSIILVDFIELRRRQGLPLREAVVDAGAVRFRPMVLTAAAVSVGGAVILFDPIFQGLALSLIGGEIASTAISRVAVPVLYYMMRARSERPLPGSRPETLSRPRRSAEPETVTAAPVAPAV
- a CDS encoding DUF2892 domain-containing protein, which produces MDLNRALRGIAGTFVLLSVALGYFVNPWWLAFTAFVGLNLIQSAFTNWCPMMSFLRGAGIRE